The Myxococcus virescens sequence CGGAGGAGATTGCCAGTCCGGAGACGGCGCGGCTCATCGAGCAGATGCGCGACACGATGCGGGACGCCCCCGGCGTCGGGCTGGCGGCGCCCCAGGTGGGCGTGGGCCTGCGAGTCGTCGTCATCGAGGACCGGCCTGAGTATCAAGCAGGCCTCTCGGAGAGCGAGCGGGCGGCGCGAGGACGGAAGCCCGTTCCCTTCCACGTGCTCATCAATCCCCGGCTGGTGGTGGAGGACGCGGCACCCGCGGAGTTCCACGAAGGGTGTTTGAGCGTGTCGGGCTTCGCGGCCCTGGTGCCCCGCGCTTGCGCCGTGCGTGTGGATGCACTCGATGAGCACGGCCAGCCCGTGACCGTCCAGGCCCGGGGCTGGTACGCGCGCATTCTCCAACACGAGCTGGACCACCTGGACGGCACGCTCTACGTGGACCGGATGGAGACACGGAGCTTCACCACCGCGGAGAACCATCGCCGGTACCAGGCGGGGCGCAGCACCGCGGAGCTGCGCGCCGAGCTGGGGCTGCCAGTGCCCGACAAGGGGTAGGGCACGACGTCGTTCGCGTCAGCCTTCGCGGCCGTGCGCCGCGGCCTTCAACTGGGCCGTGTCGACGCGGACGAAGATGGAATCACCCACTGCGGTCAGCGTCTCACCCGCGAAGACTTCGCAGAGGACTCGGCTCTTGCGTCCGACTTCGCCCTCGACGCGTGCACGGAGGGTGAGCGGGACGCCCATGGGCGTGGGTTTGATGAACTTCACGCCCAGGCTTCCGGTGACGCATTCGATGACCGGCGAGCTGCCAGGTGAGCGGCCCTCGGCGCGGTAGTGGTACGCCATGGCCGTCCAGTTCGAATGGCAGTCGACCAGCATGGCAATCAGCCCGCCGTAGA is a genomic window containing:
- the def gene encoding peptide deformylase, encoding MVLKIVQAGDPVLRRKARDLTPEEIASPETARLIEQMRDTMRDAPGVGLAAPQVGVGLRVVVIEDRPEYQAGLSESERAARGRKPVPFHVLINPRLVVEDAAPAEFHEGCLSVSGFAALVPRACAVRVDALDEHGQPVTVQARGWYARILQHELDHLDGTLYVDRMETRSFTTAENHRRYQAGRSTAELRAELGLPVPDKG
- a CDS encoding PaaI family thioesterase, which encodes METSSLQEVVAPEGICYGCGSKNPHGLHIQSYWDEDGIHVVARHTPDARYSGWPELVYGGLIAMLVDCHSNWTAMAYHYRAEGRSPGSSPVIECVTGSLGVKFIKPTPMGVPLTLRARVEGEVGRKSRVLCEVFAGETLTAVGDSIFVRVDTAQLKAAAHGREG